From the genome of Archaeoglobus neptunius, one region includes:
- a CDS encoding 2-oxoacid:acceptor oxidoreductase subunit alpha — MFDFNVCIAGAAGDGVKEAGEVLAKLFSRMGYNVFVYQEYESLIRGGHNASVVRISDRKVHAHRFYYDAMICLEDYVLKNHIERLKGFLIHDAKFECEYSNSFPVPLSEFVKEENLSFLYRNAAALGSFCHLSGVELKFLNEVFQSEYGEKSGVDVELAKIAFDYAERNFDRLMEIPAKKSQDGNVFSGSEAIALGMVDAGLEYYFAYPMTPASPVLHFLAKKKLAYAIQPESEIAAIMMAIGSAYAGKRSATGTSGGGFALMSESISLAAMAEIPLLIILAQRSAPSTGMATFTAQEDLYFSLSPAHGEFPVIVASPLTLKDSYILAGTLLNLAWKFQTPTILLTEKHMTESYENEDLDGVEVEEVDIFSSVTDDVFPRYEITESGISRFAVPPAIVKCNSNEHDEFGITTDDAKMATEMYAKRMRKEEEILKEVKKLEPYWLIKNGQDTIVTWGSNFGAVLEAAEELGYSVLGIRFLRPLILPKLGGNVICVECNYRGLLAGLIERETGIDVARVLRWDGRPFTPEEVKEELARR; from the coding sequence ATGTTCGACTTCAACGTCTGTATCGCGGGAGCGGCTGGGGATGGTGTTAAAGAGGCAGGGGAAGTACTTGCCAAGCTTTTTTCCAGGATGGGATACAATGTGTTCGTGTATCAGGAATACGAGTCCCTTATCAGAGGAGGGCATAATGCAAGTGTTGTCAGAATATCGGACAGAAAGGTGCACGCACACAGGTTTTATTACGATGCAATGATATGCCTTGAGGATTATGTTTTGAAAAATCACATAGAGAGGTTGAAGGGTTTTCTTATTCACGATGCCAAGTTCGAGTGTGAGTATTCAAATTCATTCCCGGTTCCACTTTCAGAATTTGTGAAAGAAGAAAATCTGTCATTTCTTTACCGAAATGCGGCTGCTCTTGGCAGCTTCTGCCATCTATCAGGTGTGGAGTTAAAATTCCTGAATGAGGTCTTTCAGTCAGAGTACGGCGAGAAATCGGGAGTTGACGTGGAACTGGCAAAAATTGCGTTTGATTATGCCGAGAGAAATTTTGATAGGTTGATGGAAATCCCTGCAAAAAAATCTCAGGATGGAAATGTGTTCTCGGGGTCGGAGGCCATTGCCCTCGGAATGGTCGATGCGGGGCTTGAATATTACTTTGCCTATCCAATGACACCGGCATCACCGGTTCTTCATTTTCTTGCAAAAAAGAAGCTTGCTTATGCCATACAGCCAGAAAGCGAGATTGCGGCAATTATGATGGCCATAGGCAGTGCATATGCAGGAAAGAGAAGTGCTACCGGTACGAGCGGAGGAGGTTTTGCTTTAATGTCCGAGAGCATAAGTCTTGCTGCGATGGCAGAGATACCGCTTTTAATCATTTTAGCTCAGAGAAGTGCTCCATCAACAGGTATGGCTACATTTACAGCGCAGGAGGACCTTTACTTCTCCCTCAGCCCGGCACATGGAGAATTTCCGGTTATCGTTGCCTCTCCGCTTACGTTGAAGGATTCCTACATTCTGGCGGGCACTTTACTGAATCTTGCATGGAAGTTCCAGACACCGACAATTCTTCTTACGGAGAAGCACATGACCGAGAGCTATGAGAACGAGGATTTAGATGGAGTTGAAGTTGAGGAGGTGGATATTTTCAGTTCTGTTACAGATGATGTGTTTCCGAGGTACGAGATTACAGAGAGCGGGATTTCGAGATTTGCAGTACCGCCTGCAATTGTTAAATGCAACAGCAACGAGCACGATGAGTTTGGAATAACAACCGACGATGCGAAAATGGCAACTGAGATGTATGCGAAAAGAATGAGAAAGGAAGAGGAGATTCTGAAGGAAGTTAAGAAACTTGAGCCGTACTGGCTTATTAAGAACGGTCAGGATACCATTGTAACGTGGGGAAGCAATTTTGGTGCAGTTTTGGAAGCTGCAGAAGAGCTTGGTTATTCGGTACTGGGAATTCGGTTTTTAAGGCCTTTGATATTGCCGAAACTTGGTGGAAATGTAATCTGTGTTGAGTGCAACTACAGGGGGTTGCTGGCCGGATTGATTGAGAGGGAGACCGGTATAGATGTTGCAAGGGTGCTGAGGTGGGATGGGAGACCTTTCACACCGGAGGAAGTCAAAGAAGAGCTCGCCAGGAGGTGA
- the nikR gene encoding nickel-responsive transcriptional regulator NikR translates to MEEGVTRIGVSLPKNLLDEFDKIISTRGYSSRSEAIRDAIRNYISEYKWLESEKGEVVGALVVVYDHNVKGISDMIIDFQHDYNDVVTSSTHIHLNRDQCLELILVKGRMDEIRGLVDKLSAARGVLNVKLITAVKRFE, encoded by the coding sequence ATGGAGGAAGGAGTGACGAGAATCGGTGTAAGCCTCCCAAAAAATCTTCTTGATGAGTTTGATAAGATCATATCAACAAGAGGCTATTCATCAAGGAGCGAAGCGATAAGAGATGCGATAAGAAACTACATTTCCGAGTACAAGTGGCTTGAAAGCGAAAAAGGGGAGGTCGTGGGAGCTCTCGTTGTTGTTTACGATCACAACGTAAAGGGTATCAGCGATATGATCATCGACTTTCAGCACGACTACAATGATGTCGTCACTTCAAGCACGCACATCCATCTGAACAGGGACCAGTGTCTGGAGTTGATTCTGGTTAAAGGCAGGATGGATGAGATAAGGGGTCTTGTGGACAAGCTCTCAGCGGCCCGAGGAGTGCTAAACGTCAAGCTTATTACGGCAGTGAAGAGATTTGAGTGA
- a CDS encoding dihydroorotate dehydrogenase encodes MNPLEIELCGLRLKNPLMLASGVLGSSVHSLNLIARDAGAVVTKSVSLEGREGYRNPTVINWSCGLINAVGLASPPAVEFAEELKDFTNESPLIVSLYGYTPEDFSRLAEIFDESLPFKHGYEINLSCPHVKGAGYDVGSDLELSSAIVMALKDSTENPVFAKISAMHDYVNLAKKLEKVGVDGISISNTLRGMKIDIVSKKPVLSNISGGVSGKAIKPIALKCVYDLYRELEIPVVGCGGVTSFEDVLEFIFAGANAVQIGSAVYYSRRIFYSLKESLIAYTRANNCTITELVGTAHD; translated from the coding sequence ATGAATCCTCTGGAGATCGAGCTGTGCGGTCTGAGACTGAAAAATCCTCTGATGCTGGCAAGTGGCGTTTTGGGAAGCAGCGTTCATTCTCTCAACCTCATTGCGAGGGATGCCGGGGCAGTTGTGACAAAATCTGTAAGCTTGGAGGGGAGAGAAGGTTACAGAAACCCTACCGTTATAAACTGGAGTTGCGGTCTGATCAATGCTGTGGGTCTTGCATCACCTCCTGCAGTCGAATTTGCAGAGGAGCTAAAGGATTTTACAAACGAGTCACCGTTGATTGTAAGCCTCTACGGGTATACGCCCGAGGATTTCTCAAGGCTGGCTGAGATATTTGACGAATCACTGCCATTCAAACACGGTTACGAGATCAACCTCAGTTGCCCACACGTCAAAGGTGCAGGTTACGATGTGGGGAGTGATCTGGAACTGTCTTCGGCGATTGTAATGGCGTTGAAGGATTCCACTGAAAATCCTGTTTTTGCAAAGATATCTGCAATGCATGATTATGTCAATCTTGCGAAGAAACTCGAGAAGGTAGGGGTGGATGGAATATCGATTTCAAATACACTGAGGGGCATGAAAATAGATATTGTTTCAAAAAAGCCGGTTCTAAGCAACATTTCTGGAGGGGTCAGTGGAAAGGCAATCAAGCCGATAGCATTGAAATGCGTTTACGACCTTTACAGGGAGCTTGAGATCCCGGTTGTAGGGTGTGGAGGTGTTACGAGCTTTGAGGACGTTCTGGAGTTCATCTTTGCAGGAGCGAACGCTGTGCAGATAGGATCGGCGGTATATTACAGCAGAAGGATCTTCTACAGCCTCAAGGAAAGTCTCATTGCATACACGAGGGCAAATAACTGTACCATAACTGAGCTTGTAGGCACAGCCCACGATTAG
- a CDS encoding tRNA (cytidine(56)-2'-O)-methyltransferase produces MEVYVLRLGHRPERDRRISTHVALTARALGAKGIYFDREDSSVFESVRDVVERWGGDFFIEAVSWKKLLREFDGLKVHLTMYGRPLPEKIEDIKRARRVLIVVGAEKVPPEVYEMCDMNVSIGTQPHSEVAALAVFLDRVIGKTFEIEFPDGKIRVIPSEREKIVETRD; encoded by the coding sequence ATGGAGGTTTACGTTCTGAGACTCGGCCACAGGCCAGAGAGGGACAGAAGGATTTCAACTCACGTTGCTTTAACTGCAAGAGCTCTGGGAGCGAAGGGAATTTATTTTGACAGGGAAGATTCCTCTGTTTTTGAGAGTGTACGGGATGTTGTTGAGAGATGGGGTGGAGATTTTTTCATCGAGGCTGTGAGCTGGAAAAAGCTTCTCAGGGAATTCGATGGACTGAAAGTACATCTCACGATGTACGGAAGACCTTTACCGGAGAAAATTGAGGATATTAAAAGGGCAAGGAGAGTTCTGATCGTTGTGGGGGCCGAAAAAGTGCCGCCTGAAGTTTACGAGATGTGTGACATGAATGTCTCCATTGGCACGCAGCCCCACAGTGAGGTCGCGGCTCTCGCGGTCTTTCTTGATCGGGTCATTGGGAAAACCTTTGAGATCGAGTTTCCGGACGGAAAAATAAGGGTGATTCCAAGCGAGAGGGAGAAAATAGTTGAAACCAGAGATTAA
- the dapF gene encoding diaminopimelate epimerase codes for MRVRVTKMHGNGNDFILVDEFKEVIIPENEKPKFVRAVCHRNFGVGADGALFVQPSDRADVRFRYFNSDGSEAAMCGNGIRCFSRYVVEEGYASNRLKVETLAGVLELEVYNEDGWWVRVDMGKPRFEKESIPAVEDVWGYEIEFEGEKYKLYAANTGVPHVVIFVDDLNFDIIPLARKVRYLNVFPEGTNVNLAKVESRSRIRIRTYERGVEDETLSCGTGSVAVAAIASELGMVDEKVEIITKGGVLRIELAKDSAYMTGRANRVLDGFVNVKELYEV; via the coding sequence ATGCGGGTTAGGGTAACAAAAATGCACGGGAATGGAAATGATTTTATTCTGGTAGATGAATTCAAGGAGGTCATTATCCCGGAAAATGAGAAACCAAAGTTCGTTAGAGCGGTCTGCCACAGAAATTTTGGTGTGGGTGCGGACGGTGCTCTTTTCGTTCAGCCATCCGACAGGGCGGATGTCAGGTTCAGATATTTCAACAGCGATGGCAGTGAGGCTGCGATGTGTGGTAACGGGATAAGATGCTTTTCCCGTTATGTCGTTGAGGAGGGCTACGCAAGCAACAGGTTGAAGGTGGAAACTCTCGCAGGCGTTCTCGAGCTGGAGGTATACAACGAGGATGGATGGTGGGTCAGGGTTGATATGGGAAAGCCAAGATTTGAAAAAGAGAGCATACCCGCTGTGGAGGACGTCTGGGGGTACGAAATCGAATTTGAAGGTGAGAAATACAAACTCTACGCCGCAAACACGGGTGTTCCGCATGTTGTTATTTTTGTCGATGACCTGAATTTTGACATCATACCGCTGGCAAGAAAGGTGAGATACCTCAATGTGTTCCCGGAAGGGACGAATGTGAACCTTGCAAAGGTTGAGAGCAGGAGCAGGATAAGGATAAGAACGTACGAGAGAGGTGTGGAAGATGAGACTTTGAGCTGTGGAACGGGCAGCGTTGCAGTTGCAGCGATAGCCAGCGAACTTGGGATGGTTGACGAAAAAGTAGAGATTATCACAAAAGGTGGTGTGCTGAGAATAGAGCTAGCAAAGGATAGCGCATACATGACCGGCAGAGCGAACAGGGTTCTTGACGGATTTGTTAACGTAAAGGAGTTATATGAGGTTTGA
- a CDS encoding MJ0144 family RNA dihydrouridine synthase-like protein has protein sequence MRFENRLVLSAMAGINDADFCRNQKAALVILGGFSADKTAMEAAKMAAMRGRKEFIFSEPLDGIEREIKNLKREKFAVNVRSGSLEGYMEVAEIVERYGGILEINAHCRQPEFVSAGCGEWLLFNPEKLLEITREVSKISTTFVKIRGSHPIDYERLASKIFSAGAKAIHIDAMIPNGGCNFSLISRISRYGPVIGNNSFTDIESGEKIIRSGARMASAARAVLKDMKFFEKMLRSGILSQPVEL, from the coding sequence ATGAGGTTTGAGAACAGACTTGTACTGTCAGCAATGGCAGGAATCAACGATGCGGATTTTTGCAGGAATCAGAAGGCTGCTCTGGTGATTCTTGGTGGGTTTAGTGCCGATAAAACAGCTATGGAGGCTGCAAAGATGGCTGCAATGAGAGGACGGAAGGAATTCATTTTTTCCGAACCGCTGGATGGAATAGAGAGGGAGATAAAAAACCTTAAAAGAGAAAAGTTTGCTGTAAATGTCAGATCCGGCAGTCTTGAGGGTTATATGGAGGTTGCAGAAATTGTGGAGAGATACGGTGGAATACTGGAGATCAATGCTCACTGCAGACAGCCCGAATTCGTTTCGGCTGGGTGTGGTGAATGGCTGCTTTTCAATCCAGAAAAGCTACTGGAAATTACACGAGAAGTTTCCAAAATTTCCACAACATTTGTGAAAATTCGAGGAAGTCATCCGATTGATTACGAGAGGCTTGCATCCAAGATCTTCTCAGCGGGGGCAAAGGCAATTCACATTGATGCAATGATTCCAAACGGAGGCTGCAATTTTTCTCTGATCAGCAGAATATCCAGATACGGCCCCGTTATAGGAAACAACTCTTTCACGGATATTGAGAGTGGAGAAAAGATAATCAGGTCGGGAGCGAGAATGGCATCGGCGGCAAGGGCTGTTCTCAAGGACATGAAATTTTTTGAAAAGATGCTCAGAAGTGGGATTCTTTCCCAGCCCGTTGAGCTCTAA
- a CDS encoding FAD-dependent oxidoreductase: MKDVLIVGAGVTGSFLAKELSKYELSVVVVEKKSGPGLDQTKGCSGIIHPLQLPFGSLKGRLCLKGNAMMDREAEELGFSFKRVGLILVATNILTFLAIPLIQLYFRINGVRSKRLSRRKVLEMVPNLREEIWGGLLLPTAGVVNPVEMTASACRFAKANGVEFHYDCEVVGIENRGDHFTVRTTKGDFEARCVVNCAGLHADEISRMVGYDMTITPGKGTHLVFGERSFSNHLVVAIPLKPNKRTKGGGALVSIDGKPVWGPNLIDVESKEDTSVKKGEIDGILAKFSPLFKRRPEEIVAVYAGVRSIAGKDFVINQPIRNFINVAGIQSPGLTAAPAIAEMVVEMLSSIFELRKKDDLKKPEWKRLSEMDEMEINRAVAEDENFGEIVCICNMVSKAEILNALEEGRCFDTVKHLTRAGMDCCRCHASIIRIMYEHAGEAKKEIEGSDIAWSMQ, translated from the coding sequence GTGAAGGATGTGCTTATTGTTGGCGCAGGTGTAACCGGCAGCTTTCTGGCCAAGGAACTATCAAAATACGAACTCAGCGTTGTTGTAGTGGAAAAAAAGTCCGGACCAGGATTGGATCAGACCAAGGGATGTTCTGGAATAATTCACCCTTTGCAGCTACCTTTCGGCTCCCTCAAAGGCAGGCTGTGTCTAAAGGGAAATGCCATGATGGACAGGGAGGCTGAGGAACTCGGTTTCTCCTTTAAAAGGGTTGGTCTGATCCTCGTTGCAACGAACATCCTCACATTCCTTGCGATCCCTCTGATCCAGCTTTATTTCAGGATCAATGGAGTGAGGTCCAAGAGGTTAAGCAGGAGAAAAGTGCTGGAAATGGTGCCCAACCTCAGAGAGGAAATATGGGGAGGATTGCTGCTCCCGACTGCTGGAGTTGTAAATCCGGTTGAAATGACTGCCTCTGCATGCAGGTTTGCGAAGGCAAACGGAGTGGAATTCCACTACGACTGTGAGGTTGTTGGGATTGAGAACAGGGGAGATCACTTCACTGTCAGGACGACCAAAGGTGATTTTGAGGCGAGATGTGTTGTGAACTGCGCCGGACTGCATGCTGACGAAATCTCGAGAATGGTTGGTTATGATATGACAATCACCCCTGGAAAGGGCACACATTTGGTTTTCGGTGAGAGGAGCTTCTCGAATCATCTGGTTGTGGCAATCCCACTCAAGCCAAACAAAAGGACGAAGGGTGGAGGAGCTCTGGTCAGCATAGACGGAAAGCCAGTATGGGGACCGAATTTGATTGACGTTGAGAGCAAGGAGGACACCTCAGTGAAAAAGGGGGAGATTGACGGGATACTGGCAAAATTCTCGCCGCTGTTTAAAAGAAGACCTGAGGAGATTGTTGCGGTTTATGCCGGCGTGAGATCAATTGCGGGGAAAGACTTTGTGATCAACCAGCCGATCAGGAACTTCATAAACGTAGCGGGAATTCAGAGTCCCGGCCTGACCGCAGCCCCAGCCATAGCTGAAATGGTCGTTGAAATGCTCTCATCCATTTTCGAACTGAGAAAGAAGGATGATTTGAAGAAGCCGGAATGGAAAAGACTTTCGGAGATGGATGAGATGGAAATAAACAGAGCAGTGGCGGAGGATGAGAATTTCGGTGAGATTGTCTGTATATGCAACATGGTGAGCAAGGCCGAAATTTTGAACGCTCTTGAGGAGGGCAGGTGCTTTGATACCGTCAAGCATCTTACCAGAGCTGGAATGGATTGCTGCAGGTGTCATGCCAGCATAATCAGAATTATGTATGAACATGCGGGTGAGGCGAAAAAGGAGATTGAAGGGAGTGATATCGCATGGAGTATGCAGTAG
- a CDS encoding thiamine pyrophosphate-dependent enzyme, which produces MKTSAKITWCPGCGNFGIMRAFEKAVKMIGNARVVVSSGIGCHGKIADYLKVPSFHVIHGRVPPFLTGFKLANPEMISVGFVGDGDAMNEGIEHLIHAARRNTDISIFLHNNGVFGLTTGQVTATSPKGQKGRSTPYGNPENPIEPCSLMLMSGATFVARAFAGDIQKLAQIMYDAMKHRGFSFVEILQPCVSFNNFWGIRDEIKWVERADSVQTALKLCSDKKVCGVFYQKEDETFEEAIYRIYRR; this is translated from the coding sequence GTGAAAACTTCTGCAAAGATTACGTGGTGTCCGGGATGCGGAAACTTTGGAATCATGAGGGCGTTTGAGAAGGCAGTTAAAATGATTGGAAATGCCAGAGTTGTTGTTTCATCCGGAATTGGATGTCATGGCAAGATTGCTGATTATCTCAAAGTTCCAAGCTTTCATGTTATTCACGGGAGGGTTCCGCCTTTTCTGACAGGTTTCAAGCTTGCGAACCCAGAAATGATTTCAGTTGGTTTTGTGGGCGATGGGGATGCGATGAACGAGGGTATTGAACATCTGATACATGCGGCAAGGAGAAATACAGACATATCTATTTTTCTCCATAATAACGGTGTTTTCGGTCTTACGACGGGTCAGGTCACAGCAACGAGTCCAAAAGGGCAAAAAGGGCGTTCAACACCATACGGAAATCCCGAAAATCCCATCGAACCATGCAGTCTTATGCTGATGAGCGGTGCCACCTTTGTTGCGAGGGCCTTTGCCGGCGACATCCAGAAGCTTGCACAAATTATGTACGATGCAATGAAACACAGGGGATTTTCATTCGTTGAAATCCTTCAGCCATGCGTCAGCTTCAACAATTTCTGGGGGATCAGAGACGAGATAAAATGGGTCGAAAGGGCTGACAGTGTTCAGACAGCACTAAAGCTGTGCTCTGACAAAAAGGTATGCGGTGTGTTTTACCAAAAGGAAGACGAAACATTTGAGGAGGCGATATACAGAATTTACAGGAGGTAG
- a CDS encoding GTPBP1 family GTP-binding protein, which produces MEKVLQLVRRGEGENIEFKEFLTSYHLREGRFRQLACQMNHRIIMGKGKAIYVIGVSDSGQIRGIDESKFEETVEILKKLAEEVEAELSSVERYSINDGLVGIVEIRKTNAKEHILVGTAGHVDHGKSTLVGCLITGKPDDGDGATRIYLDVLKHEIERGLSAEINFAVFGYKNGKTIRLKNPVSKSEKALVVENADKLVSFVDTVGHEPWLRTTIRGLLGQKIDYGLLVVAANDGVMRTTREHLGILLAMELPVIVAITKADMVSEDRLEGVIREVFSTLRRVGRIPFLMKSPEDAGKVSELMAENRLVVPVVVTSAITLEGYDILEEIFFHLPKRYVSEEDFLMYIDKIYRVTGVGTVVSGSVKSGELREGEELYIGPFEDGEFRKVRVQSIEMHHYRIDRAKSGDIIGVALKGVRYDELRRGMVLSKNELNAVWEFDADVYVFTHPTLISAGYEPVMHVETISETVTFVEIDGDYLKSGDRGKVRMRFKYRPHYVYEGQKFIFREGRSKGMGEITKIFV; this is translated from the coding sequence GTGGAAAAAGTACTCCAGCTTGTAAGGCGGGGTGAAGGAGAGAATATTGAATTCAAAGAGTTTCTTACCTCTTACCACCTCAGGGAGGGTAGATTCAGGCAGCTTGCCTGTCAGATGAACCACAGGATCATAATGGGAAAGGGAAAGGCCATTTACGTTATTGGCGTTTCTGATTCCGGACAGATAAGAGGTATTGATGAGAGCAAGTTTGAGGAGACTGTTGAAATTCTGAAAAAGCTTGCTGAGGAGGTTGAAGCAGAGTTAAGCTCTGTAGAGAGATACAGCATTAATGACGGGCTCGTGGGCATAGTTGAAATCAGAAAAACAAATGCGAAAGAGCACATACTTGTCGGGACCGCCGGACACGTTGATCACGGTAAATCAACCCTTGTAGGCTGTCTGATCACAGGAAAACCGGATGATGGAGATGGTGCAACGAGAATTTATCTGGATGTTCTCAAGCACGAGATTGAAAGGGGATTGAGTGCAGAAATAAATTTTGCCGTTTTTGGATACAAGAATGGCAAAACCATAAGACTGAAAAATCCTGTAAGTAAGAGCGAGAAGGCTCTTGTGGTGGAAAACGCTGACAAGCTTGTCAGCTTCGTTGATACAGTGGGCCACGAACCATGGCTGAGAACTACGATAAGAGGTCTGCTGGGACAGAAAATAGATTACGGTCTGCTTGTGGTTGCTGCAAATGACGGAGTAATGAGGACAACAAGAGAGCATCTTGGAATCCTGCTTGCAATGGAGCTCCCTGTAATTGTGGCAATCACAAAGGCAGATATGGTTTCTGAAGACAGGTTAGAGGGAGTTATCCGGGAGGTTTTCTCCACACTCAGAAGGGTTGGCAGAATACCATTCCTCATGAAAAGTCCAGAAGATGCGGGCAAAGTTTCAGAGCTTATGGCAGAGAACAGACTTGTCGTTCCCGTTGTCGTGACCTCCGCTATAACTCTGGAAGGCTATGACATTCTTGAGGAGATCTTCTTCCACCTTCCAAAACGCTACGTGTCTGAAGAGGACTTTTTGATGTATATCGATAAGATCTACAGAGTTACGGGCGTTGGTACCGTTGTTAGCGGAAGTGTGAAGAGCGGTGAGCTGAGGGAAGGGGAGGAACTCTACATAGGGCCGTTTGAGGACGGAGAATTTAGAAAAGTGAGGGTCCAGAGCATCGAAATGCACCACTACAGGATCGATAGGGCAAAAAGCGGGGATATAATCGGAGTTGCGCTGAAAGGTGTGAGGTACGACGAATTGAGAAGAGGGATGGTTCTGAGCAAAAATGAACTCAATGCAGTCTGGGAATTCGATGCAGATGTTTACGTTTTCACTCATCCCACACTGATAAGTGCTGGCTACGAGCCAGTCATGCACGTCGAAACGATTTCGGAGACCGTTACATTCGTTGAGATCGACGGAGACTACCTGAAGTCCGGAGATAGAGGAAAGGTGAGGATGAGGTTCAAATACCGCCCGCATTATGTTTACGAAGGTCAGAAGTTTATTTTCCGTGAAGGAAGAAGCAAGGGGATGGGAGAGATAACAAAAATCTTCGTATAA
- the priS gene encoding DNA primase catalytic subunit PriS: protein MDLTKLYLEKKFEEFYSKNDISLPPHFRKREFAFVPLELLPDFVMFRHISFRSYEEFRAYLLSKIPAHVYFSSAYYERPDEARMEDKEWVGADLIFDIDADHLPVRTNSFERALELARRELKKLVNILKTDFGVRDMDVYFSGGRGYHVHVHDEEFLRLGSAERREIVDYLTLNSPVLIEDGRFASSNAARRFFNYMRKKLEEDESLAKELKITVKDLRKDKLTKKALKALDKFRNHAETVLRVHIDAPVTADTRRLIRLPGSLHGKTGLKVTEVEDIDSFNPLKEAVAFGSEEVVVKVSRKMHLRLGDVDTRVYPGRVKLPEYAAVFLICRGFASYEP, encoded by the coding sequence ATGGATCTGACCAAGCTGTATCTGGAGAAAAAGTTTGAGGAGTTTTACTCTAAAAATGACATTTCACTTCCACCCCACTTCAGAAAAAGGGAATTTGCCTTTGTACCGCTGGAGCTTCTCCCTGATTTCGTAATGTTCAGACACATTTCATTCAGGTCGTATGAGGAGTTCAGAGCGTATTTGCTCTCGAAAATACCTGCACATGTGTACTTCTCGTCCGCATACTATGAAAGACCGGATGAGGCCAGAATGGAGGACAAGGAATGGGTCGGCGCAGATCTGATTTTCGACATAGATGCGGATCACCTGCCTGTGAGAACGAACTCTTTTGAAAGGGCTCTCGAGCTAGCCAGAAGGGAGCTGAAAAAGCTAGTAAATATATTGAAAACAGATTTTGGTGTCAGGGACATGGATGTTTACTTTTCTGGTGGGAGAGGATATCACGTTCATGTTCACGATGAGGAGTTTTTGAGGCTTGGGAGTGCGGAGAGAAGGGAGATAGTGGATTATCTGACCTTAAACTCACCTGTACTGATTGAAGACGGCAGATTTGCCAGTTCTAATGCCGCAAGGAGGTTCTTCAACTACATGAGAAAGAAGCTCGAGGAGGATGAGTCCCTAGCTAAAGAGCTAAAAATAACTGTCAAAGATCTCAGAAAGGATAAGCTCACAAAAAAGGCTTTGAAGGCATTGGATAAGTTCAGAAATCATGCAGAGACTGTTTTGAGAGTCCACATAGATGCCCCCGTAACAGCAGACACCAGACGGCTGATAAGGCTGCCTGGAAGTCTTCACGGGAAAACCGGGCTGAAGGTGACAGAGGTGGAGGATATCGACAGTTTCAATCCCCTTAAAGAAGCAGTAGCCTTTGGCAGTGAAGAGGTGGTTGTAAAGGTTAGCAGAAAAATGCATCTCAGACTGGGAGATGTTGACACCAGAGTTTATCCGGGGAGGGTGAAGCTCCCTGAATATGCAGCAGTTTTCCTTATTTGCAGAGGATTTGCAAGTTATGAGCCCTAG
- a CDS encoding diacylglycerol kinase family protein, which yields MRVGVVVNPTAGGGLNQEKVELIVSTLKKLGGEVWTSGNTAKILEVLNPRTVEIPLKGTRDDTVDLVKKIDRVVDLIAVFGGDGTVSDAASARPESPLLCIGIGTTNVSPVLCPPDFDPDELKSCDMRGLKLKIGNEERIAFNDVVVGSTILATVGNKRVQVDARKFMMGERAVALPRKFRARVEVGERIVEGEFGNVFFSLSDRRFLGKGTAGGASLSAFLNFKAVVACVSEGIVVSTYTKDDLRKIEPIVTQTMSFDDETVRVWADEIISCDGNPVGEGYAEIEVLDRAVKVLLPKCYKF from the coding sequence GTGAGAGTGGGGGTTGTTGTGAATCCAACCGCTGGTGGTGGGCTGAACCAGGAGAAGGTTGAACTCATAGTCAGCACCCTGAAAAAGCTCGGAGGTGAGGTGTGGACTTCGGGGAATACAGCAAAAATTCTCGAAGTGTTAAATCCCCGGACAGTCGAAATACCCTTAAAGGGAACAAGAGATGACACCGTAGACCTGGTTAAAAAGATTGATAGGGTTGTGGATCTGATAGCTGTTTTTGGTGGGGACGGAACCGTAAGCGATGCGGCTTCGGCAAGACCGGAGAGTCCGTTACTCTGCATTGGTATCGGCACAACCAATGTGAGTCCTGTTTTATGTCCGCCGGATTTCGATCCTGATGAGCTCAAATCATGTGATATGAGGGGGCTGAAATTGAAGATAGGGAATGAAGAAAGGATTGCATTCAACGACGTTGTTGTTGGCTCCACGATTCTGGCGACGGTTGGAAATAAAAGAGTTCAGGTTGATGCGAGAAAGTTCATGATGGGAGAGAGGGCTGTTGCATTACCGAGAAAATTCAGGGCGCGTGTTGAGGTGGGAGAGAGGATCGTGGAGGGGGAATTTGGCAACGTCTTTTTTTCTTTATCTGACAGGAGATTTCTCGGGAAAGGTACTGCGGGAGGGGCATCTCTCTCGGCGTTCCTCAATTTTAAGGCAGTTGTTGCATGTGTGAGTGAGGGCATAGTGGTTTCGACGTACACCAAGGATGATCTGAGGAAAATTGAACCGATTGTAACACAGACGATGAGTTTTGATGATGAAACGGTGAGAGTGTGGGCTGATGAGATAATTTCGTGCGACGGAAATCCCGTCGGGGAGGGTTATGCAGAAATAGAAGTCCTGGATAGGGCTGTTAAAGTACTATTACCAAAATGTTATAAATTTTAA